The following is a genomic window from Dioscorea cayenensis subsp. rotundata cultivar TDr96_F1 chromosome 10, TDr96_F1_v2_PseudoChromosome.rev07_lg8_w22 25.fasta, whole genome shotgun sequence.
TTTGATACTTAATTGAGTATATGACTTTTTCTACGTTCGTTCTATCAATTGTATTGTATGCTACTCATATATCATAATATATGATAAAGACTTGAATAGGATGTATGTTTACAGTTGCTTGCCcatattatttaagaaaaaaaaaaagaaattttacgAATCAAGGGCTTAAGAAGGCAAAGCAGGACAATATTGTCTTGACGAAAAAACTACAGATTTTGATGCCCTAAACCTGCTGGAACAATTAGGGCTTAAGAAAATCCTAAACTTTAATTTGTGCGTGGTTTTATCTTGAAGCATGTTAAGTTGTAGGTTTTCCGCATTCTGAGTACGctttagtttttaattcaaattcagattttgatgttttgtgaaAAATAGCTGGCTGGTTTTCCTCTGTGCTTTCTCTCTCTAATATAATGACATATTATATAGTCCAGCATTGAAACTTAGGAATGAATTTCAGAAcaataaacttatttaatttaatttagcaAAAGGATTTGGTGAATTTAAACTGTTGATTCAACTGTTGCACAACTAGAGTTACGTGTTTTTTGGGTATTTTATTTCATAGTTATTATGTGTAACATTTGATTTCTGTGCGAAAGTCGAACTCATATCGatggtttcttttatttttgattttgcaGGGTGTTGACGAGAACTTGTCTGCTGGTCCCTTGTTGGCATAATtttgctttgaatttatttttctactggAAGTTTTATTATAagttatgattaaaaatgtgTTTTCTCTATAGATATATTTTGCAATGGAATGGTAGTGGTACTGATGTTTACTTATCTACATCTGTGAAATATATTATTCATGCTTTCATCTCTTGCacatgctctctctctctctttctctctctctctctctctaattttttaTGGTTTGTGAGCAGGATGAGTTGGAGATCACGGCCAAGGTTTTGGGCCACAAAGGAGGCTATTTTGAAACTTCCGTGTTAATGAAAAACAAAGCAACATGAGATGTTGTGGCTGAGGGTCGGCATTCTTTCTGTCACACCTGGATTGGTGTTTGATTGTCCATAAAGATAAAGAGTTTATTTATCCACCTGTGTGATAGTAGTTAAgctgattttttttactttaatggATTGGGTGAATATTTGGAAATTTACATCAGCACATCAGTTTAAGATTAGagaatttaaaactaaaattttaaacctttttttttttttttcttttttggcatTATGAAACACAGGCACCAAGAAGGCATTATTGTGAAGCTTGCTCAAAAGTGTCCAATGAGAAGATAATTGATGTTTGGATCATGCATTGTTACCCTGGTGAGATAATAGTTGAAAGAGACGTGGATGGCGGACTTAGAATTAACATTAGAAATTTGCATTCTAGGTCCATTGGACTTgaaatttgtaatattattCTTAGACTTGAAATTAAATTCTAGATTTGGTTATGTTTGCAGTCTTTTGGTTTTGATGAAAACCAGTTTGCTATTGAATTTCTATTTGCAGTCTACGTCCATTGGAAATcgatgaaaaccaatttgttcCATTGAAGTTCTCTGGTTATGTTTGCAGTCTTTTGGTTTTGATCAATGTTGAGCAAGGGACTGAATGAAAGCAGATTTTCTGGGTTCCATCATTTTTGTATTCATCAATGGAAGCATCTTTCACAAATTTTCGTATTCATctccaaacaaaaacaacatcatGGTTTATCTTAATATCAAACAACATATATGCCCTGGTTCAACTTAAtatcaaacataagcaacacacaaaatttttataataaacataagcCTTGGTTCATCAACATATCAAACATAAACCCTtgctacaaaatcaaacaataccCTGGTTCATGTTAATATCAAACATAAGCCCttactacaaaatcaaacaacatataTACCTTGGTTCATCTTAAtatcaaacataagcaacacacacaaaaattttataacatgaacacaaatactTATAACACAAACTTACAACACAAAATTTCTGTTTTTACTCCATGAGCATGACCACAAATACGAACACAAAAATTAACCCATGCGCCATATAAGTAACTTGCACCACAATACGATtccctgaaaaattaaaatggataatacatCACAACTTCATATCACCAACAATCTTAATCACTAAgtattaaatacaaaaacaaatatatacatcttGCAACTCACCTTAATCAAAGATCCTTGCATTGCCTTGTGAAACCTAAAGAAGAACTGTGATGCATGTCTAGATTGatcgatatagaatttgaattcacctaagaaATGAGATTATAATCCAACAaatcattatttgaaattaaatgattcaaatacGTAATTTGGACATTAATGACAATTACAAGACAATTACCACGCTCTCTTGTGTGCAATGATCATCTTGTATAAATTTTTGAGCTAatgcatctccctttgtttgtgGCTTTTGCCAATAATAACATGGATGTTatacactaaaaaaaacataaaaaaaaactaaagaaataatGAATGTGATACtacataaaaatacattttcttgtttctggttattatttcttcaacttttgacttcttcctttttgatGACGGACGACCCTTACTCTGCACCTTTAAAGGTGTGAGAAATTTTTGGTGTGTCACATTAATCTCCTCCGACAACATAGGTGTAAATTTTTCCTTGCAAGTTGTGTTGTCCATTAACTTCTCGATTGCCTCATCCACATATTTCATCAAGAACATGTATTTATCACTTGACTCTGCTCCAAGTTCTGCGGCTTTAGTGAAATGAGAACACAATTTATTGTACCGCAGTTTCTCCTCATTGGTTTGCGGGTCATCATAACAGTTCTgtacatatgtatgcatgcatttgATATCCTTCCTCCATCGTGGTAAAATATACCTAGAAGGAATGTCTTTCACATTCTTCTCAATAAGCACCTTGCAAATGTGCCTACAAATAATTCCCTTGAACTGAAACAACTGACAAGAGTATTTAATGTCAAATTCTTCCTCGTTAGTGTAAACATTATATACCACTTGTTTTCGAAATGCACCTTCTTTCCCTTTGACAACGTCAGACACCTTAAATGAGCAGACTGCCCCATGCTAACCAATGATAgtaagattgcaatatatcaGTCCTCATaactcatcttgaaacaatttaaaaatttcatttgtgtatgcttcttgtagttgcttctcaaagtAGCAATCAGTGATCAATGGAAAACATGAGTTGAATGAAGCAAAATCAGCTTTGTTCTCTTTCTCAATCTTGCTTTTCaaggcattatcatattgctcaacAAATTGCTTCAGTGAAGTCGTCGGACCAACATAACTATCAAAAAATGCATTTacgctttcacttctttgaatGGTAGACATTCCAACCCAAAATATGCCTTTAACATATACATGAGCCCAACGATCACGAATTTTGAATAGAGAATTCAGCCATTCattattctcaattttataGTCCGCCATCATCTTCAAGTACGTGTCTTCAAACTCTTGAGTATCCACTGCTTCATACATGATGTGTTTCAAAATAttcttgattgctttatattcatttaaacctccaagcttctcgaGAACCTTCTTCATTATATGCCACATGCAAAGACggtgatgggaatttggaaaaaccAATCTAACTGCACCCTGAATAGCCATACACTAGTCTGTAAAAATTGTTTTCGGAGCCTTGCCTGACATACATTCCAGCCAAGTTTTGAAGAGCCAAACATATATTTCTGTATCTTCTTTTGACAATAAGCCACACCCAAACAATACCGTCTACCCATGATGATTTACACCGACAAACGGAACAAATGGCATGTCATACTTATTCGTCAAGTATGTTGTATTAAAGGAAattacatcaccaaaagcttcataagcCGTTATAGACCTCGCATCCGCCCAGAAGACATTTCTCAAACGACCTTTCTCATCCATGTTAATCAAATGAAAactttttgtgtttctttgttgcatTCGAGAGAAATATTTTCCAAGTGTCACGGCATCTCCAACGCCAAGCCTAAATTGTCTTGCTTTCACAATATAATTCCTACAATCTTTCTCAGTGTAcgttaaattttcataacccccactttcaactgctagggaatgaaaatttttgcttaGGCTTATCCCTGCTTGGTCGTTTAATTCAAGCCTTCTTTTGAcatatgcatcaatttttttattgcacttttggaaACGAGTTTTTTGTGagctaagtgcatgattatgctccaaattaacacttgAAATGGTAAATCGTCCATCATTGccaacaatgacattaatcttTGCCGAACAATTTACTTTGGTGGATAGTCTTTGGTTGAAAGAGTTTTTTGAAGTAGATATTCGTTTGCCACCTCTTGCACATGCTAgtgtgtaatatttcaatttccCATCATCATCTAATCTCGTGCTTTTTTTGGTGATGCCAAACCCTTCACGCCGTGCATACTTGACATNNNNNNNNNNNNNNNNNNNNNNNNNNNNNNNNNNNNNNNNNNNNNNNNNNNNNNNNNNNNNNNNNNNNNNNNNNNNNNNNNNNNNNNNNNNNNNNNNNNNNNNNNNNNNNNNNNNNNNNNNNNNNNNNNNNNNNNNNNNNNNNNNNNNNNNNNNNNNNNNNNNNNNNNNNNNNNNNNNNNNNNNNNNNNNNNNNNNNNNNNNNNNNNNNNNNNNNNNNNNNNNNNNNNNNNNNNNNNNNNNNNNNNNNNNNNNNNNNNNNNNNNNNNNNNNNNNNNNNNNNNNNNNNNNNNNNNNNNNNNNNNNNNNNNNNNNNNNNNNNNNNNNNNNNNNNNNNNNNNNNNNNNNNNNNNNNNNNNNNNNNNNNNNNNNNNNNNNNNNNNNNNNNNNNNNNNNNNNNNNNNNNNNNNNNNNNNNNNNNNNNNNNNNNNNNNNNNNNNNNNNNNNNNNNNNNNNNNNNNNNNNNNNNNNNNNNNNNNNNNNNNNNNNNNNNNNNNNNNNNNNNNNNNNNNNNNNNNNNNNNNNNNNNNNNNNNNNNNNNNNNNNNNNNNNNNNNNNNNNNNNNNNNNNNNNNNNNNNNNNNNNNNNNNNNNNNNNNNNNNNNNNNNNNNNNNNNNNNNNNNNNNNNNNNNNNNNNNNNNNNNNNNNNNNNNNNNNNNNNNNNNNNNNNNNNNNNNNNNNNNNNNNNNNNNNNNNNNNNNNNNNNNNNNNNNNNNNNNNNNNNNNNNNNNNNNNNNNNNNNNNNNNNNNNNNNNNNNNNNNNNNNNNNNNNNNNNNNNNNNNNNNNNNNNNNNNNNNNNNNNNNNNNNNNNNNNNNNNNNNNNNNNNNNNNNNNNNNNNNNNNNNNNNNNNNNNNNNNNNNNNNNNNNNNNNNNNNNNNNNNNNNNNNNNNNNNNNNNNNNNNNNNNNNNNNNNNNNNNNNNNNNNNNNNNNNNNNNNNNNNNNNNNNNNNNNNNNNNNNNNNNNNNNNNNNNNNNNNNNNNNNNNNNNNNNNNNNNNNNNTACAAGGTATATTAGTAAAAGGACTTGCccgaaaatgaaatacaatttatttttttatattttatttttcacataaaaactgattagaaaagagagaaagaaagagagaaaaaaaatctctcGCCGTTCCTCCATTTGCCAGCTAGATCTCGTCCTCTGATCTCATCTAGGGTTTGTAATTCTTGGCCTTTTTGTGTTAATTCTTCTCTAATGGTTGATTGATCTATTGGTGGTCGGTGTTCCTCCGATTTTGCCCCtttttttgatatataattttggtctttttttggtttaaatcgAATATCGGATGAAAAAAAGATTGAAGGTTTGAGAAATATTGGTTTTTGATCGGTAGGACGATGTTGGGTGTCGCAAGAAGAAGGCTTGGATGTGGGGGCTTTTCCTCTTCGGtaaggaagagtaaaaatggtgttttttattttgaagatgtTGATTGGTTTTGGTGATTCTTTGGtggttttttgtgtttttcgtTCAGATGCTTGGGCAAACGCTGGAGAGAATTCGACTTTCGAATTCGATTTTGCCTAGGAGCTTTGCAAGTGCCGCCAAAGAGGTATTGGTTTTCAGATATTTGATTACTggttcattttgatatataGTTGGTGTTTGTTGTCTAATTTTGGAGATGTTTGGTTAGGAATTACTATTATATGTGCTCTTAACTCTATATTGCCGTAATATTGTTTCAAATCAAggtttttatgatgattatTGCAGGCGTTAATGTTTGTTTATGATCTCTAATAAGTGGTACACTTATATCTTTGATAGTGACGGCTTGCTTACTTGCTCGTTGTTTTTCTACATTTTGTATTCCTTTATGATACCCTTCAGACATGGTTTAGTAGTGTGCTcagaataatttcttttaaacttaCACTGGTTCTTATGTTGTTCATGCTATGGCCACTATCTCAAGTCTTTGTAAATATCCATACTATTATATCTATATTCTGTTTCTTGCAAACTTTTCCCTAATTGTCTACCTAAGTTCACTTCTTTCTATTGAAACTTGTGCAATgcataattacaaaaatttcaTCTTATCAAATCTTCTATAGATCACTGTACGTGATGCTTTAAACTCAGCACTTGATGAGGAGATGTCTGCTGACTCGAAGGTCATCTTGATGGGTGAAGAGGTAATGCAGAAGTAAAATTtcatcttctttccttttccctTATTAATCGTTCTTGTAAAATATCGCAGGTTGGGGAGTATCAAGGGGCATATAAGGTGAGAAATTGTCATGGATGCACATACCTTCTGCTTTCTCCTATAGCTTGAATCATTCATCCTGGATTTACATTTTAAGTCTCTTATTTTATTGCCTCTTCTTGTAGATCTCCAAGGGTCTTCTTGACAAGTATGGCCCAGAGAGGGTTATTGATACGCCCATCACTGAGGTTTGTATATTCCATTCTTTAGGTGATTGGATCCTGTCATCCATTACAGATTTTTGTAATCTGTTGCCAGTGTCAAATCATCATCTTTTGCTTTGATTGCAGGCAGGATTTACTGGTATTGGGGTTGGTGCGGCTTATTATGGTCTTCGTCCTGTAATTGAATTCATGACATTCAACTTCTCCCTGCAGGTTAGAGACTTGTCTGAATTTGATAAAGCTGATTGAGTCCCATCTAGTGAAgtgttcttctttttgttttgagtttttgtATTGAGTAAATTGCAGGGACTaacttgtatttatttatttatttgtttatgtctTTGTGATTTGGTGAAATATTTGTCTTAAAAATTGTCACACTGTTGAATCAGGTTTGCATAAGAATGTTCCGTAGATGATATCTTAATTATTATAGGATTTTACCATGCTAAGTAAAGTTATGCCGTGTGAGATTTCATCTTATCATGCCTTATATGctataagaaattaattatattcattaaaaCAGTGAATAGTGGGAATTGGGATTCCATGGCAACTGTAGAAGACATGGTCTTAGCAATTAATTTGGTAGTAATTTCAAGGATGAGATCAGTTCTTTTGAGTGAAAAACATTTTAAACCTTTGGGCAAGATATGTCATAAACTACAATGTACCCTTACAAGTTGGAGGATCTTGAAACTGCATCACCAGTCAGAATGAGGGGTCATGACCCTTTCTGTTTGTTCTCTTTTTGGAGCAAGATTTGTTTGCATGCTTAATTCAaccaaatttaatttatgttgcTAAGCTAAGTGTGATTACCAGATAAAATGCTGAATTTGATCCTAAAACTTAATGACAGGGAATCAGTGATTCTAAACTAAAAAATCTTGGAAAAGGGTGCTTTCAAGTTTACCCTATTAGTTGTTACTATCTGAGGCATAGGTTTtctgtgttttattttctcccaAGCCCCAATGCAGGTTTTctcaagaattgcttgagaataAAGCTAAAATGAATGTTTTGTCAACATGAGCACATTCGATCAACTACATGGCCACatgattattttttgaaattcaagTCACAGTAATTAATTTCTGGGTTTGgtgttgcataacttcatcTCTTATGGATTTCTTTATGCGAAAAGCATGCGTTTATTGATTGATCAACCTATTTTGTATGTGTAACTACTTTTAGAGCTAAAATGACTTCTTTCACATCTACATCTGGACCCTGAAGTTCAAAGCATGCTTTCAAATGtttcattttgtattatcaTGTTAAAATGATCCATTGATCTTGCCCtgcataaaaaaatttgggGAGACCATTTTCAGGATGCATAAGAACCTCAATCTATCACATATCTTTTTGTGGATGTACATTTACACAGGCACACTTACATATATCTATTTACTTTAATGTTTCCAATGAAATGTTCATGAAATGTTTGATGCACATTTGAACTTTTGAAGTGGTACAGGAAGctgtttctttcaaatttttgtgtTGTCTTGTTGATTATTCATGCAACTGTTCATGATCCTCTGGTATTTATTAGCAAGATGTCTTAAGGCGTTTGCCATAAAAAATGCTGCATGAATTTTAAATAATCTGAAGCAAATTTCTGATGCATCTCAGGCAATTGATCACATCATCAATTCTGCTGCAAAGTCAAACTATATGTCCGCTGGCCAGATATCAGTGCCTATTGTGTTCAGAGGTCCAAATGGGGCTGCTGCTGGGGTTGGTGCTCAGCATTCAcaggtttgtttttgtttttgttttttttaaattagaatttagGTTCAATGTTTCATTAGCTATCAAGAAACTTTATTCTACCAGATTAAGATGAATTGCTTGGACGGTATAGATTGTTACTAATTTAGTGATTGCCTGGttcattagaaattaatttgaaatcatGAGATCTATGGTTGGTAACCTCAGAGTTCTAAAAATTTACTTGAACTCATAACTATGTCTGCAAAAGCAATGTGATGGGTTGTATGTAGACCAGGTTCTGTTGGTAgttcataattgtctccactGTATTGACATctaaaatatcataattttttaaaacattaccTATAATTGAGTTAAGAGAAGTGTTATTTGACTTTCGAAGTCCTCAGGATTAGAATAAGAGGCTGCTCATTACCACCTGTGACTTTATCCGGTACAATGCTAAATTTTTTGGTTTGTCTTATTTGCTGATCCGGTTGAAACATCTTCCGAGCTAACCCAAGATGTTATGGTTTTTTTCTGAAAACTTTCTACTATTTGACATTACCAATGTTTGTGATGTAGGACTAGCATGCTAAATAGAAACTGATTTGAGTTGAAGATAGGTTACTAGCATCACACTTGCTTAAATTGTAGGAATCACTTCTAAAATTCGTGGGCATCACACCAAGGCCTGGTTTGCATCtaacaaaaccaaaaagaaaaagataattttcCCAGAAAGTATTCAttgtatttattacttttcttttttctttgtcctCTACTTATAGAGACTTGTAGTACGTGATAGAATACTGAGACTCAAGTTTTCACAAGAACCTAAGGGATGCACATGGAAACCAAAAAACTAAACcatcttaataaatatttaaaacttctAGGATAATTAAATTTAGTAAATACTCTTAAAAGGCTCTTGAAAGACGCTTGACTAAAACAAACATGGctgcaaaaatataatatataaattcaaaacaagtcCAAGGCCAGCTGAactatttgaatatttgaagtTACTAAATAAGTCCGTCTTTACCCAGATTGTGTCAAATCAAAGTTTGGGGCTTTGGTCTTGGTTTCTTTTTCCTTTGTAAGTTTTCAAAGGATGCTGCTAGTTTGTGTCAATCCCCCCTGATTAGGAAAACTAATTCCCCCTTGCTTAGGAAAACTCA
Proteins encoded in this region:
- the LOC120270385 gene encoding protein FAR1-RELATED SEQUENCE 6-like, with product MAIQGAVRLVFPNSHHRLCMWHIMKKVLEKLGGLNEYKAIKNILKHIMYEAVDTQEFEDTYLKMMADYKIENNEWLNSLFKIRDRWAHVYVKGIFWVGMSTIQRSESVNAFFDSYVGPTTSLKQFVEQYDNALKSKIEKENKADFASFNSFCSFKVSDVVKGKEGAFRKQVVYNVYTNEEEFDIKYSCQLFQFKGIICRHICKVLIEKNVKDIPSRYILPRWRKDIKCMHTYVQNCYDDPQTNEEKLRYNKLCSHFTKAAELGAESSDKYMFLMKYVDEAIEKLMDNTTCKEKFTPMLSEEINVTHQKFLTPLKVQSEFKFYIDQSRHASQFFFRFHKAMQGSLIKGIVLWCKLLIWRMG